GGCGATCATGCCTTGGAGACCCCACGCAGGGCACGCTCGAGCAGCGTGCGTGCGATCTTCGCGTAGTCGCGGTCGGAGACGATGCCGACCAGCCGCCCATCCTCGACGACCGGCAGGCACGCGACGCGATGCTCGCTCATCAGGCGAATTGCGTCGAGCGTGGGCGTGTCGGGCGTCACCGTGACGGGGTCGCGCACCATGATGTCCGACACCGGCATGGCGGCCGGATCCTTCGACGTTCGCTCGTGGGTCAGCACGCGGAGCAGCTTGCGATAGCTCACGATGCCCACCAGCCGGTGCTGCTCGTCCTCGACGGGGATGTGGCGCACGTGCTCCCAGTCCATGATGGAGGCGACCAGGTCGATGCACTCGCCCTCATTGACGGTGAACAGGTCGGTCGTCATGCACTGGGCGACGCGCGCGTATCCCAGGATGGCGTTGGTTCCTCCGTCGTCGCCCTCATCGGCGGCAATGGTCCACTCGTGCACGGGGCGCTGGCGGTCCTGGCGGTCGAGCATCGCCCGCGTCAGGCCCGCGAGGCTTCCGCGGTGCGAGGGCGCGCCCCGGGCGTGCGACGCGGCGTCGAGGATCCAACGGGCCCCGGTACGACCGGTCGAAACGCGAGCCTGGATGATGCCAAGCATCCGCTGGACGTCTTCTTCATTGACGCCCGCCGAGTCGAGCCCGTCCCGGGCCACGGGCAGGAACTCTTCCAGGATCAATTCGGCGATCGGATGATCGCGCCCGTCCAGCCAGGCCATGTGGGCGCTCAGGCCGTCGCGGGCGGCGCGCAGGAAGTTGTTCCGCGCGTCGCCGAGTTCGAGCCGCTCGGGAATGTCCGGCCAGGCAGCGGGCCCGGCGACCATCAGGCCGATCCAGAACGCCGCGTTGGCGACTTCGTCGACCATGGTGGGTCCCGAGGGCAGGATCCGGTTCTCGATGCGCAGGTGCGGTCGGCCCTCGGTCACGCCGTAGCACGGCCGCATCCACCGATACACCGACGAGTTGAACGCCTGCCACGAGGCGAGCTTGGGCGTCCGGCCGGCCTTGAGTTCTTCGATGGGGTCGGGCTGATCGTCCGCCGATGCGTACAACAACTGGCGGAAGCGGGCGACGTCGGCGCGGAGCACCTCGAGCACCGATGATTCGACCCAGGCCTCGCCGAATCGGACCCGGCCGACGAAGTCACGGTGTCCAACGCCCTCGCCACGCGTATCGACCGATTGCTGGAAGGTCGCGATGCGGGTCTCGCGCCACAAGCGCCGGCCGAAGAGCATCGGCGAGTTGACCGCGGCCGCCAGGACGGGCGCCGCCACGGCCAGCGCGACGTTGTAGGCGTCGGCAAATTCGCCGGGCGTCGTCTGGAAGTGCACCTGGAAGCTGGTGTTGACCGATTCGAGCATCACGCTGGGATGGCGGACCGAGAGTTCATCGGCGCCGTCGATGCGCAGCTCGTAGTCATCGCCACGAAGCTTGCGCAGCGCCGCATCGAGGCTGCGATACCGCGGGTTGGGCATGATGTTGTCGGTCGTCAGGTGCGAAAGGTCCACTGTCGGGCAGATGCCCGTCAGCAATGCCCGGGCGCCGAAGGACCGGCACGCGGCGTCGACCTTGCCGTAGAGGCCAGCCAGTTGCGCCTCGAGCGTGGCCAGGCAGGGACCGTCGAGATCGATGGGATCGCAGTTGAACTCGAGGTTGAAGCGCGCGATCTCGGGAACGACCCGGTCGTCATCGATGCGCTCGAGCAATGGTTCGGCGATCGGCGCCGGCTGCATGGCATGATCGATCAGAAACAGTTCCTGCTCGACGCCGATGCGGCGGCGGTCGGTCTCGAACATCGCGTGTTCGAGCATCCATTCCATCGCGTCCAGGTCGCGGAGGACACGCTGCATGGCCACCCGGTCGGCCTGCCCCCCGTCGGCCGAATTGATCCGTTGTACGCCCATGCCAGGCCGCCCCCACGCCGGAGGCCGTCTCCGACGCGCGAGGATAGCCGGATCGGGGCTCGCAGGGGGCCTCCAAACGGCTTCTGGAGGGTCCTGAGAGGGAAAAACAGTAGCATTTTGTTTGGATTCTCGCTTGCTTGAAAGGACTTTGTAAGGATACTGTCGGTCATGGGCTGGTCACGGTTCATGGCGGGGTTCGAGCGCGGCGTGCACGAGTTCCTGGCACAGACGCCGCCGATATCCCTGTGCGCCGGCATCGCGTCCATGGACCATCGAGAGGGGCTCCCCAAGGCACGAGATTCCACTGGCCTATCTGGCGGCCTGATCGTCTGGATCGGGCGACGGTGCTGGCCCTACCCACCCGCGCTCGTGAGTCCGGGGGTGGGAACCGCAGGCGATGCGGGATTGCTTGAGCGATCGGTGTACGTCGACCCACCCACTCGCGAGGATCGCCTGTGGGCGATGGACGTGGCCCTGCGCTCCCCCGCCGCCGCCGTGGTGGTGGCCGACGCCCGGGGACTGTCGATGGCCGGCTCGCGCCGCCTGCAGTTGGCCGCCGAGGCCGGCGGGGCCGTCGGCCTGCTCGCCCGGCGGCCGGACGAGCGGGGGGAGATCTCGGCGGCCGCCACGCGGTGGCTGGTTTCGCCCGGACCGCCGGAGGGGGCCGACCCCGCCCGACCGACATGGACGCTCCGACTGCTGCGCCGCAAGGGACTGCGGCCCATGACCGAGGACGCGCGGGACTGGACCGTGCGATTGGACGATGCCACGCGCCTTGTCAGTGTGGATGCCGATGCTGCCGATCGACCTGCTGCGGCGGCGCGACCGGGCCGGTGGGCTCATGCGGCCGGCTCGGGGTGAGCACGTGCTCGTTGCCCACACCGCCGGCCAGCGCCGCGTTGTCGCGGCCTGCTGCCAGCGATCGCGCGATGCGGGCGTGCACCCCGGCCTGCCGGTGGCCCAGGCCCGCGCGGTGCTGCCGGCCGGCACGGTGCGCCTGGAGGAGGCGACCCCCGCAGCCGACGCCGCGCGCCTGCGGGCCCTGGCGGTGTGGGCCCGGCGGTTCTCGCCGCTGGTGCAGGTCGATGGGGCAGATGGTCTGTGGCTGGACATCACCGGCTGTGCGCACCTGTTCGGTGGTGAAGAGGGCATGTGCAAGGC
This portion of the Phycisphaerales bacterium genome encodes:
- a CDS encoding CBS domain-containing protein, with protein sequence MGVQRINSADGGQADRVAMQRVLRDLDAMEWMLEHAMFETDRRRIGVEQELFLIDHAMQPAPIAEPLLERIDDDRVVPEIARFNLEFNCDPIDLDGPCLATLEAQLAGLYGKVDAACRSFGARALLTGICPTVDLSHLTTDNIMPNPRYRSLDAALRKLRGDDYELRIDGADELSVRHPSVMLESVNTSFQVHFQTTPGEFADAYNVALAVAAPVLAAAVNSPMLFGRRLWRETRIATFQQSVDTRGEGVGHRDFVGRVRFGEAWVESSVLEVLRADVARFRQLLYASADDQPDPIEELKAGRTPKLASWQAFNSSVYRWMRPCYGVTEGRPHLRIENRILPSGPTMVDEVANAAFWIGLMVAGPAAWPDIPERLELGDARNNFLRAARDGLSAHMAWLDGRDHPIAELILEEFLPVARDGLDSAGVNEEDVQRMLGIIQARVSTGRTGARWILDAASHARGAPSHRGSLAGLTRAMLDRQDRQRPVHEWTIAADEGDDGGTNAILGYARVAQCMTTDLFTVNEGECIDLVASIMDWEHVRHIPVEDEQHRLVGIVSYRKLLRVLTHERTSKDPAAMPVSDIMVRDPVTVTPDTPTLDAIRLMSEHRVACLPVVEDGRLVGIVSDRDYAKIARTLLERALRGVSKA